A genomic region of Micromonospora sp. NBRC 110009 contains the following coding sequences:
- a CDS encoding ABC transporter permease produces MNLVRSELLKIRTTNTWWIFGLITLPLWALALLFNWLQTAALTSGNVGDVPADQADQMAAVSSADSLAANLYTNGQFFGLLIVMLLGIVVVTSEFFHQTVTTTFLTAPHRTAVMLAKLAAAGVLALLFWVGTTALNLVAAPLVLNATDVGAQFGSGAVWRAVALNGLAYLLWSVLGVGIGVLIRSQIGATVTGILLYLGGAIGAGIAIGLLAARFGDWINKLQLLVPSLASGLMVSGTEIPGNPPRWAGAAVLIGYAVVAGAIGVLTIRRRDIS; encoded by the coding sequence ATGAACCTGGTCCGCTCCGAGCTGCTCAAGATCCGTACGACCAACACCTGGTGGATCTTCGGCCTGATCACCCTGCCGCTCTGGGCCCTCGCCCTGCTCTTCAACTGGCTGCAGACCGCAGCGCTGACCAGCGGGAACGTGGGCGACGTGCCGGCCGACCAGGCCGACCAGATGGCCGCCGTCTCCAGCGCCGACAGCCTGGCCGCCAACCTGTACACCAACGGTCAGTTCTTCGGCCTGCTCATCGTGATGCTGCTCGGCATCGTCGTGGTGACCAGCGAGTTCTTCCACCAGACGGTGACCACCACCTTCCTCACCGCACCGCACCGCACCGCGGTGATGCTGGCCAAGCTGGCTGCCGCGGGTGTGCTGGCGCTGCTCTTCTGGGTGGGCACCACCGCGCTCAACCTGGTCGCCGCCCCGCTGGTGCTGAACGCGACGGACGTCGGCGCCCAGTTCGGCAGCGGCGCGGTCTGGCGGGCGGTCGCCCTCAACGGGCTCGCCTATCTGCTCTGGTCGGTGCTCGGGGTGGGCATCGGCGTGCTGATCCGCAGCCAGATCGGCGCGACGGTGACCGGCATCCTGCTCTATCTGGGCGGCGCGATCGGCGCCGGGATCGCGATCGGCCTGCTGGCGGCGAGGTTCGGCGACTGGATCAACAAGCTCCAACTGCTGGTGCCGTCGCTGGCGTCCGGACTGATGGTGAGCGGGACCGAGATCCCGGGCAACCCGCCGCGCTGGGCGGGGGCCGCGGTGCTGATCGGCTACGCGGTGGTGGCCGGCGCGATCGGCGTACTGACCATCCGACGGCGCGACATCTCCTGA
- a CDS encoding ABC transporter ATP-binding protein: MSDGQWSPSAGTGQIVVSGLTKQYKNVRAVDNLSFTVEPGRVTGFLGPNGAGKTTTLRMLLNLVTPTAGEATIGGRRYADLTDPLRSVGAVLEASSAHKGRTGINHLRVICAAAGLPRQRADEALALVGLTPAAKRKFKGYSLGMRQRLGIAAAMLGNPQVLILDEPANGLDPEGIRWMRGFLKGLAAEGRTVLVSSHLLSEMQLLADDVVIIAAGRLVRQGPVEQVIGSMAHGGRVRVRTPQADELAAALREQSATVDADGQGTLLVSGVDAPTVGRTALAAKVELHELTTERPDLEGVFLELTAGKAEIR; the protein is encoded by the coding sequence ATGTCCGACGGGCAGTGGAGCCCCAGCGCCGGGACCGGCCAGATCGTGGTGTCCGGACTGACCAAGCAGTACAAGAACGTGCGGGCGGTCGACAATCTGTCCTTCACCGTCGAGCCGGGGCGGGTGACCGGCTTCCTCGGGCCGAACGGCGCCGGCAAGACGACCACCCTGCGCATGTTGCTCAACCTGGTCACGCCGACCGCCGGCGAGGCCACCATCGGCGGCCGCCGGTACGCCGACCTGACCGACCCGCTGCGCTCGGTCGGTGCGGTGCTGGAGGCCTCCAGCGCCCACAAGGGCCGGACCGGGATCAACCACCTGCGGGTGATCTGCGCGGCCGCCGGCCTGCCCCGGCAGCGGGCCGACGAGGCGCTCGCGCTGGTCGGGCTCACCCCGGCGGCGAAGCGCAAGTTCAAGGGCTACTCGCTGGGTATGAGGCAGCGGCTCGGGATCGCCGCCGCGATGCTCGGCAATCCGCAGGTGCTGATCCTCGACGAGCCGGCGAACGGTCTCGACCCGGAGGGCATCCGGTGGATGCGCGGTTTCCTCAAGGGGCTGGCCGCCGAGGGGCGGACGGTGCTGGTCTCCAGCCACCTCCTCTCGGAGATGCAGCTGCTCGCCGACGACGTGGTGATCATCGCGGCCGGCCGGCTGGTCCGGCAGGGGCCGGTCGAGCAGGTGATCGGCTCGATGGCGCACGGCGGGCGGGTGCGGGTACGCACCCCGCAGGCCGACGAGCTGGCCGCGGCGCTGCGCGAGCAGTCGGCCACGGTGGACGCCGACGGCCAGGGGACGCTGCTGGTGAGCGGGGTGGACGCCCCGACCGTGGGCCGGACGGCGCTGGCCGCCAAGGTGGAGCTGCACGAGCTGACCACCGAACGCCCCGACCTGGAGGGGGTCTTCCTCGAACTGACGGCCGGAAAGGCGGAGATCCGATGA